A portion of the Myxococcales bacterium genome contains these proteins:
- a CDS encoding glycosyltransferase: MTKKTSQRTLIVPCYNEALRLDTGAWTAVAKAGLLRLIFVDDGSSDATFEVLGAIERSAPEAVRVVRLPKNVGKGEAVRVGLTAAMNAGDELVGYADADLATPPEEVLRLFEALAEAPHLVAVIGSRINYLGTNIRRRPSRHYLGRVFATAAATALGREIYDTQCGAKVFRTGPLLAAALSLPFVSRWAFDVELLGRIFDGSPTRATVAELPLRTWTHVGGSKLHPIAMVKATTDLVRIALRRRIKR; encoded by the coding sequence GTGACGAAGAAGACTTCCCAGCGGACGCTCATCGTCCCTTGCTACAACGAAGCGTTGCGGCTCGACACGGGCGCCTGGACCGCTGTGGCAAAGGCGGGGCTGCTGCGGTTGATCTTCGTGGATGACGGTTCGTCGGACGCGACGTTCGAGGTCCTGGGAGCGATCGAACGGAGTGCACCGGAGGCCGTGCGCGTGGTGCGCCTCCCGAAGAACGTCGGCAAGGGCGAGGCCGTTCGCGTGGGCCTCACCGCCGCCATGAACGCGGGCGATGAGCTCGTCGGCTACGCCGACGCCGACCTCGCGACGCCGCCGGAGGAAGTGCTGCGACTCTTCGAAGCGCTCGCCGAAGCGCCGCACTTGGTCGCCGTCATCGGTTCCCGCATCAACTACCTCGGCACGAACATTCGACGGCGGCCGTCTCGCCACTACCTCGGGCGTGTCTTCGCGACGGCCGCGGCCACGGCCCTCGGCCGCGAGATCTACGACACGCAGTGCGGAGCCAAGGTCTTCCGCACCGGTCCGTTGCTCGCCGCCGCGCTCTCTCTACCGTTCGTCTCGCGATGGGCGTTCGATGTCGAGCTCCTCGGTCGCATCTTCGACGGTTCCCCAACGCGAGCGACGGTCGCCGAACTCCCGCTGCGCACGTGGACGCACGTCGGCGGGTCCAAGCTTCATCCCATCGCAATGGTCAAGGCTACGACCGATCTCGTGCGCATCGCACTGCGACGCCGCATCAAGCGCTAG
- a CDS encoding ester cyclase, translated as MRIGHVGLVLGLMLSALTGCGGDEAAPPPATPPAPPPVASPATPAPTQTVATPAPAPKPTMAELQAATGKATMEAMATKDAKKFAATFAEDGVWNMVGVGEMKGRAEIEKQIQGWFDGFKDMKFGFSRSWSKGDMAAFEWGWTGTHSAEFMGMKATEKPAGAMGVSLVWFNPDGTVKRNNHYVDTSTIMTQLTGKGKARPVPTLAANMDSWAAKGTPEEDKNVEAWKTMMNGFAGKKEADFLATVSDDIEWSDMAAPESHKGKADAKKAYQMMSKAFPDAKFTPTASMGVGDMAIVEYTMSGTHKGALMGKPATNKPVNAHGIAIVQIKDGKVAKGWDYMNSMEMAMQLGWVKAPTAAKTDAKPGEAKKPEAKPGDAKKPEAKPADAKKPEAKPADTKKPEAKKPEAKPAEKK; from the coding sequence ATGCGAATCGGACACGTCGGGCTTGTTCTCGGGCTCATGCTTTCTGCGCTCACTGGTTGTGGCGGTGACGAAGCCGCTCCGCCGCCGGCCACGCCGCCCGCGCCGCCGCCCGTCGCGTCGCCCGCGACGCCTGCTCCCACCCAGACGGTCGCGACGCCAGCGCCGGCTCCGAAGCCGACGATGGCGGAGCTTCAGGCCGCGACCGGCAAGGCCACGATGGAGGCCATGGCCACCAAGGACGCGAAGAAGTTCGCGGCCACCTTCGCCGAAGACGGTGTTTGGAACATGGTCGGCGTCGGCGAGATGAAGGGCCGCGCGGAGATCGAAAAGCAGATCCAGGGCTGGTTCGACGGCTTCAAGGATATGAAGTTCGGCTTCTCGCGCTCCTGGTCGAAGGGTGACATGGCAGCCTTCGAGTGGGGCTGGACCGGCACGCACAGCGCCGAGTTCATGGGCATGAAGGCGACCGAGAAGCCGGCAGGCGCCATGGGCGTGAGCCTCGTGTGGTTCAACCCCGACGGCACCGTCAAGCGCAACAACCACTACGTCGACACGAGCACGATCATGACGCAGCTCACCGGCAAGGGCAAAGCCCGTCCGGTGCCGACGCTCGCGGCCAACATGGACAGCTGGGCTGCGAAGGGCACGCCGGAAGAGGACAAGAACGTCGAAGCCTGGAAGACCATGATGAATGGCTTCGCGGGTAAGAAGGAAGCCGACTTCCTCGCCACCGTGAGCGACGACATCGAGTGGAGCGACATGGCCGCGCCCGAGTCGCACAAGGGCAAGGCCGACGCGAAGAAGGCCTACCAGATGATGTCGAAGGCGTTCCCCGACGCGAAGTTCACGCCGACCGCCAGCATGGGCGTCGGCGACATGGCGATCGTCGAGTACACGATGTCGGGCACCCACAAGGGCGCGCTCATGGGCAAGCCGGCGACCAACAAGCCGGTCAATGCTCACGGCATCGCCATCGTCCAGATCAAGGACGGCAAGGTCGCCAAGGGCTGGGACTACATGAACAGCATGGAGATGGCCATGCAGCTCGGCTGGGTGAAGGCGCCCACCGCGGCCAAGACGGACGCGAAGCCCGGCGAAGCAAAGAAGCCTGAAGCCAAGCCCGGTGACGCGAAGAAGCCGGAAGCGAAGCCGGCCGACGCGAAGAAGCCGGAAGCAAAGCCGGCGGACACCAAGAAGCCCGAAGCGAAGAAGCCGGAAGCGAAGCCCGCCGAGAAGAAGTGA
- a CDS encoding metallophosphoesterase — MVNQPRLSTSAKTGGSKAHRRLFFLAAALGSPFAFSSSEALAAGPLRKGPYLQDITPDSASIRLEVDPVAAVDVEVLSPSGDKLRGNLVLPPGASTGRVEAFQTFRLGGLTPSTSYRFRVLRGRDELDAGTFSTAPAATDGRPVSFVVYGDNRSDDAAHEAVARAVAKAPGDFLVHTGDFVEDGNNEIEWQRFFEIERSVLKARCLFGAVGNHELVQPSGEAFLRYFGDGSLPSESPQDRRRFFRSVRWGAARFLFLNAMDTFVSTAERTWLTAELARAAAEPGVAFRFVVLHHGPFSAGPHGQNPRLFQSGVVDLLREHKVDLIFSGHDHIYERGEAKGLKYLVTGGGGAPLYPIRKRHAGVRAVESAYHHLEATLEGQRVSIVARRVDGSVLDRCGFSKGGSWDCDAPAAPKDAPSAPAPVAPPAPAPRCGCVVPGGPTPSAGAVPVVLALSIAAAGRRRLRAGDAESRARSAL, encoded by the coding sequence ATGGTCAATCAACCGCGCCTTTCTACTAGCGCAAAAACGGGCGGGTCCAAGGCTCACCGACGACTCTTTTTTCTGGCCGCGGCGCTGGGCTCTCCCTTCGCGTTTTCCTCCTCCGAGGCGCTCGCCGCGGGGCCGCTCCGCAAGGGGCCATACCTGCAGGATATTACTCCTGATTCGGCGTCAATACGGTTGGAGGTCGATCCCGTCGCTGCCGTCGATGTGGAGGTCTTGTCGCCCAGCGGCGACAAGCTCCGTGGCAACCTCGTGCTCCCGCCGGGAGCTTCCACGGGCCGTGTGGAGGCGTTCCAGACCTTCCGGCTCGGCGGTTTGACGCCGAGCACGTCGTATCGCTTTCGCGTTCTGCGCGGCCGCGACGAGCTTGATGCGGGGACATTCTCGACGGCGCCCGCCGCGACCGACGGGAGGCCGGTCTCGTTTGTGGTCTACGGCGACAACCGGAGCGATGACGCGGCGCACGAGGCTGTGGCTCGTGCCGTAGCCAAGGCTCCGGGCGACTTCCTGGTCCACACGGGGGACTTCGTCGAAGACGGCAACAACGAGATCGAGTGGCAACGGTTCTTCGAGATCGAGCGCTCCGTTCTCAAGGCGCGTTGCCTCTTCGGTGCCGTGGGCAACCACGAGCTGGTTCAACCCTCGGGGGAGGCCTTCCTTCGCTACTTCGGCGATGGGTCCTTACCCAGCGAGTCGCCGCAGGATCGGCGCCGCTTTTTCCGGAGCGTCCGGTGGGGAGCGGCCCGCTTTCTCTTCTTGAACGCGATGGATACCTTCGTCTCGACCGCGGAGCGCACGTGGCTCACCGCCGAGCTGGCTCGCGCGGCGGCCGAGCCGGGGGTCGCGTTTCGATTCGTCGTGCTCCACCACGGGCCGTTTTCTGCCGGCCCGCACGGGCAGAATCCACGCCTCTTCCAGTCTGGCGTCGTCGACCTCTTGCGCGAGCACAAGGTTGATCTCATCTTCAGCGGCCACGACCACATCTACGAGCGTGGTGAGGCCAAGGGGCTCAAGTACCTCGTCACCGGTGGCGGGGGCGCGCCGCTCTATCCCATTCGCAAACGTCACGCGGGCGTGCGTGCCGTCGAGTCGGCCTACCACCACTTGGAGGCGACGCTCGAAGGGCAGCGCGTCAGCATCGTCGCGCGTCGCGTCGACGGCTCCGTGCTTGACCGATGCGGGTTCTCCAAGGGCGGCAGCTGGGACTGCGATGCCCCAGCGGCGCCGAAGGACGCGCCGAGTGCGCCGGCCCCGGTGGCTCCGCCAGCTCCCGCGCCCCGCTGCGGCTGTGTTGTGCCTGGCGGCCCAACGCCGTCGGCGGGAGCGGTTCCTGTCGTCCTCGCGCTCAGCATCGCGGCGGCGGGCCGCCGTCGCCTCCGAGCCGGGGACGCTGAGTCTCGCGCGCGTTCGGCGTTGTGA
- a CDS encoding tRNA (guanine-N7)-methyltransferase — MEPANPKVRPYADAPRLPEGERIDPRTLVSGAFLELEIGPGRGGFLFERAAAEPEAGLVGLEVRRKWATIVDGRLARAGLASRARVFAEDAKAALVRMHPDGIARRVFMHFPDPWWKKRHEKRLVMGDVFLTQVTRLLAPGGELFIQTDVEERADQYEALLRDLRGVTPDGDAPGSLRLAENPYGARSPREHRAIADGLPVHRLRVRRS, encoded by the coding sequence GTGGAGCCCGCAAATCCGAAGGTTCGCCCCTACGCGGATGCTCCGCGGTTGCCGGAAGGCGAGCGAATCGATCCGCGCACGCTCGTGTCGGGAGCGTTTCTTGAGCTCGAGATTGGGCCCGGCCGTGGCGGCTTTCTCTTTGAACGCGCCGCCGCTGAGCCCGAAGCCGGCCTCGTCGGCCTCGAAGTAAGGCGCAAGTGGGCCACCATTGTCGACGGTCGTCTCGCTCGTGCCGGCCTTGCGTCGCGGGCGCGTGTCTTCGCCGAGGATGCCAAAGCGGCCCTCGTTCGGATGCATCCCGATGGCATCGCAAGACGCGTGTTCATGCACTTCCCCGATCCGTGGTGGAAGAAGCGTCACGAGAAGCGACTCGTGATGGGCGACGTGTTCCTCACGCAGGTGACGCGCTTGCTGGCGCCGGGCGGCGAGCTCTTCATCCAGACCGACGTGGAGGAGCGCGCGGACCAATACGAGGCGCTCCTCCGCGACCTTCGCGGTGTGACTCCAGACGGCGACGCGCCCGGCTCGCTTCGCCTCGCCGAAAATCCCTACGGAGCCCGAAGCCCTCGCGAGCATCGGGCCATCGCCGATGGCCTCCCCGTCCATCGCTTGCGCGTGCGTCGGAGCTAG
- a CDS encoding cyclic nucleotide-binding domain-containing protein, translating into MRSETISRESSASALQVGRELFLRAFLGGVSGANAGASARRLASRVSDLWLPEGKSLYEIGDPSEDHYFVVSGEIEIRGAAGESRRFGERSIVGLLDVSQERPRSRRAVATAASHLLRLSAQDWYDTLEDDFEFALGAIHGIGRGVFTSHLAHSGRFFNTLATTTKPRKGALSFVERTLLLRAAPPFRKASVQAAVEVAGIARLVTRAAGEALFSAGDAKRSYYVVADGTVALVDEGRTIAEFHPGAVLGGLGALAAEPWPVMARAVNAATVVAVELEDLFDVMEEHFDLVRGALSELAREREQLATAGDEPPRPSP; encoded by the coding sequence ATGCGGTCTGAAACGATCTCCCGTGAGTCGAGTGCGTCAGCGCTGCAGGTCGGCCGCGAGCTCTTCCTCCGCGCATTTCTTGGCGGCGTCAGCGGAGCGAACGCGGGAGCCTCGGCGCGACGCCTCGCCAGTCGCGTGTCGGACCTGTGGTTGCCCGAAGGCAAGTCCCTCTACGAGATAGGGGACCCGTCGGAGGACCACTACTTCGTCGTGAGCGGAGAGATCGAAATTCGAGGTGCCGCCGGCGAATCGCGCCGTTTCGGAGAGCGGTCCATCGTCGGACTCCTCGACGTTTCCCAGGAGCGACCGCGGTCGCGCCGAGCCGTCGCAACGGCGGCAAGCCACCTCTTACGATTGTCCGCGCAGGACTGGTACGACACGCTCGAGGACGACTTCGAATTTGCCTTGGGGGCGATCCACGGCATCGGCAGAGGCGTCTTCACCTCCCACCTCGCTCACAGCGGTCGCTTCTTCAACACGCTGGCCACGACGACCAAGCCCCGCAAGGGCGCTCTCTCTTTCGTCGAGCGCACCCTTCTCCTCCGCGCCGCGCCGCCGTTTCGAAAGGCGTCGGTGCAGGCGGCGGTCGAGGTGGCGGGCATCGCGCGCCTCGTCACCCGTGCGGCCGGCGAGGCGCTCTTTAGCGCCGGCGACGCGAAGCGATCGTACTACGTCGTCGCCGACGGTACCGTCGCGCTCGTCGACGAAGGCCGCACGATCGCCGAGTTTCATCCCGGCGCCGTCCTCGGTGGCCTTGGCGCCCTCGCGGCCGAGCCGTGGCCTGTGATGGCGCGGGCCGTCAACGCCGCGACGGTGGTGGCCGTCGAGCTCGAGGATCTCTTCGATGTGATGGAAGAGCACTTTGACTTGGTGCGCGGCGCACTTTCGGAGCTCGCGCGGGAACGCGAGCAGCTCGCGACAGCCGGCGACGAGCCCCCTCGTCCGTCACCTTAA
- a CDS encoding AgmX/PglI C-terminal domain-containing protein — MGKPDARTQGHYAAKGNAKPNEVTLARREELAMAKDFGMIALLGTMPTMATASNAPTVPWGTVQNGMDDRDHKGNLWSQELGDAFGFGLGVQGTDEGGGGHNLGIGINDIGGLGRSLDARMAGGTCLAPPCDGMGRSSGALRGVHQPKGPIMRVAKTEVEGGRLAPEVIQRIVRMSHGRFRNCYEGGLRTNPSLGGRVAVRFVIGRDGAVSLAGDGGSDLPDDSVKKCVVQAFYSLSFPAPEGGTVRVTYPLSFTPSE; from the coding sequence ATGGGCAAGCCCGATGCTCGCACGCAAGGGCACTATGCGGCGAAGGGCAACGCGAAACCGAACGAGGTGACGCTCGCGCGCCGCGAGGAGCTCGCGATGGCGAAAGACTTCGGCATGATCGCGCTCTTGGGGACGATGCCCACGATGGCCACGGCGTCCAATGCGCCGACGGTTCCCTGGGGCACGGTCCAGAACGGCATGGACGACCGCGACCACAAGGGCAACTTGTGGTCCCAGGAGCTCGGCGACGCCTTCGGCTTTGGCCTCGGCGTCCAGGGCACCGACGAAGGCGGCGGTGGACACAACCTCGGCATCGGCATCAACGACATCGGCGGCCTGGGCCGTTCCCTCGACGCGCGCATGGCCGGCGGCACCTGCCTCGCACCGCCCTGCGACGGGATGGGGCGAAGCAGCGGAGCGCTTCGCGGTGTCCACCAACCCAAGGGCCCCATCATGCGCGTCGCAAAGACGGAGGTCGAAGGGGGCCGTTTGGCGCCTGAGGTCATCCAGCGCATTGTCCGGATGAGCCACGGCCGCTTCCGCAATTGCTACGAGGGCGGGCTCCGCACCAACCCCTCACTCGGCGGCCGCGTCGCGGTGCGATTCGTCATCGGTCGCGACGGCGCCGTCTCCCTCGCGGGCGACGGTGGAAGCGACCTGCCCGACGACTCCGTCAAGAAGTGCGTCGTCCAGGCCTTCTATTCGCTCTCATTCCCAGCACCCGAAGGGGGCACGGTCCGGGTCACGTACCCGCTGTCGTTTACGCCGTCGGAGTGA
- a CDS encoding HEAT repeat domain-containing protein, which translates to MTASIRRLLRLRKDEQRSALSAFVVLFHMIAGHTILETARDALFLERMPPSRLTTMYVALAGLTLVTSSQITRFARNFGARNALIATLVVGAWAATILHFQAQSAWRVTALYLFTGVLAGILVAQFWLVMGRMFTVTQGRRVFGPVAAGGVLGAAFGSSLATGLLMLMPVDKLLLAGAGAFVFAALLLTILPEDREESLPGTNEGAPTPTLATATPAEKRFVWRVVAFVVLATSTSLAADYLFKSTAAALVPKAELGAFFARSYAALNILALVVQLLFASRLLARLGVTGAVVLTPVLLVLASSGATIVGAGIGTALAMKGVDGSLKHSLHRVATELLYLPLPPHVRDRAHVLIDTVISRLAQAGAAAIVFALVALNVASPTVIAVLGLGFALAWTVSARLLRRPYLDLFRDAIARGTFDDAATEVDLDVASIERVIDALSSRDAPQAVAALGLLNQKGRARLVPTLILYHESAEVLRAALPVVAQNPNVDAWAPLAERLVAHADEGVRIEAVRALARAGRHDVVERTTRDASLVVRTFALHAMVSHEATAPADHPRIRELLDDETPTGDEARRTLLRAVAEGDSERWTTVVLSMIARSKVEHGALPVEFVRAAAALRDGRFIGFLIARLGTRDGRALVREALASLNEPALDALEEALWERDTDRNVRLHIPRTMSRFKSPRVQAMLLRILEESTDGHVRYKALRGLGRHTSDEQRLRVDRVRIVVLMRKNLLEHFRLLGLLFALRARLGAAPRLDEAAAASLTLLIELIDSKVQQALERAFRLLQIAHPRERIDRAYSALTSLDRRVRASAVEFIDALTLRRGEEEIRDLLRRAIDDPTQSVLAQSSVTGIAFPTGYQEAVSLLLADPDETLAMLATHHASLMGSPFRDAVAATLKTRPTLEEAVSRLFGWPGVPNAV; encoded by the coding sequence ATGACCGCTTCCATCCGGCGCCTTCTACGGCTTCGAAAGGACGAACAACGTTCGGCCTTGTCGGCATTCGTGGTGCTTTTCCACATGATCGCGGGTCACACGATCCTCGAGACGGCCCGCGACGCGCTCTTCCTGGAGCGAATGCCGCCCAGTCGGCTGACGACAATGTATGTCGCACTCGCCGGCCTGACGCTGGTGACCTCGTCTCAGATCACGCGTTTTGCACGAAATTTCGGCGCACGAAACGCCCTCATCGCCACGCTCGTCGTGGGGGCGTGGGCGGCGACGATCCTCCATTTCCAGGCCCAAAGCGCCTGGCGGGTGACGGCGCTTTACCTCTTTACCGGGGTTCTCGCGGGGATCCTCGTCGCCCAGTTCTGGCTCGTCATGGGCCGGATGTTCACGGTGACCCAAGGGCGACGCGTGTTCGGCCCGGTGGCGGCCGGCGGCGTCTTGGGCGCCGCCTTTGGCTCTTCGCTCGCAACGGGCCTCTTGATGCTCATGCCCGTCGACAAGCTGTTGCTCGCCGGCGCCGGGGCGTTCGTGTTCGCGGCGCTCCTCTTGACGATCCTCCCCGAAGACCGCGAGGAATCGCTGCCCGGGACGAACGAGGGCGCTCCGACGCCGACGTTGGCAACGGCAACACCGGCTGAGAAACGTTTCGTGTGGCGCGTCGTCGCCTTCGTGGTTTTGGCCACGAGCACCTCGCTCGCCGCCGACTACCTGTTCAAGTCGACGGCGGCGGCGCTCGTGCCCAAGGCGGAGCTCGGCGCCTTTTTCGCCCGAAGCTACGCGGCGTTGAACATCCTCGCGCTCGTCGTCCAGTTGCTGTTCGCAAGCCGCCTCCTCGCGCGGCTCGGCGTGACCGGCGCCGTCGTCTTGACGCCGGTGTTGCTCGTTCTGGCGAGCAGCGGCGCCACGATCGTTGGCGCGGGCATCGGCACGGCGCTCGCCATGAAGGGTGTTGACGGCAGCCTCAAGCACTCGCTTCATCGCGTCGCGACGGAGCTGCTCTACCTTCCGCTGCCACCCCACGTTCGCGACCGAGCGCACGTGCTCATCGACACGGTGATCAGTCGACTGGCCCAAGCGGGCGCCGCCGCCATCGTCTTCGCGCTCGTCGCGCTCAACGTCGCTTCGCCCACGGTGATCGCCGTCTTGGGTCTTGGCTTCGCGCTCGCGTGGACGGTTTCCGCGCGACTCTTGCGGCGCCCCTACCTCGACCTTTTTCGCGACGCCATCGCGCGCGGCACCTTCGATGATGCCGCTACGGAGGTCGACCTCGACGTAGCCTCCATCGAGCGGGTCATTGACGCGCTCTCGAGCCGCGACGCGCCCCAAGCCGTCGCCGCGCTGGGGCTCCTCAACCAGAAGGGCCGTGCACGTCTGGTCCCGACGCTCATCCTCTACCATGAGTCGGCGGAGGTGCTGCGCGCCGCGTTGCCCGTGGTGGCCCAAAACCCAAACGTCGACGCCTGGGCGCCGCTCGCAGAACGGCTCGTCGCCCACGCTGACGAAGGTGTCAGGATCGAAGCGGTGCGGGCGTTGGCCCGCGCTGGACGTCACGACGTCGTCGAGCGCACGACGCGGGATGCAAGCCTCGTGGTCCGAACGTTTGCGCTCCACGCCATGGTCAGCCACGAGGCGACGGCGCCGGCCGACCACCCACGGATCCGCGAGCTCCTCGACGACGAGACGCCGACCGGTGACGAGGCTCGGCGCACGCTGCTGCGCGCCGTCGCGGAAGGTGACTCGGAGCGCTGGACCACCGTTGTGCTCTCGATGATCGCGCGCAGCAAGGTTGAACACGGCGCCTTGCCCGTCGAGTTCGTCCGGGCGGCGGCGGCCCTTCGCGACGGCCGGTTCATTGGGTTTCTCATCGCGAGGCTGGGGACCCGCGACGGGCGAGCGTTGGTGCGCGAAGCCCTCGCGAGCCTGAACGAGCCGGCCCTCGACGCACTCGAGGAGGCCTTGTGGGAGCGCGACACGGACCGCAATGTTCGCTTGCATATCCCGCGCACGATGTCGCGGTTCAAGAGTCCTCGCGTCCAAGCGATGTTGCTCCGGATCCTGGAGGAATCGACCGACGGTCACGTGCGCTACAAGGCGCTGCGCGGCCTGGGCCGTCACACCAGCGACGAGCAGCGCCTCCGCGTCGATCGGGTCCGGATCGTCGTGCTCATGCGGAAGAACCTCCTCGAACACTTCCGACTGCTAGGCCTTTTGTTCGCTCTCCGAGCTCGCCTTGGCGCCGCGCCACGGCTCGATGAGGCGGCCGCCGCAAGCCTGACTTTGCTGATCGAGCTCATCGACTCGAAGGTTCAGCAGGCCCTCGAGCGCGCGTTTCGTCTCCTGCAAATCGCGCATCCCCGAGAGCGCATCGACCGCGCGTATTCAGCGCTGACCTCCCTCGACCGACGCGTCCGCGCGAGCGCCGTTGAGTTCATCGACGCTTTGACGCTGCGGCGCGGGGAGGAGGAAATACGCGACCTCTTGCGTCGCGCCATCGACGACCCGACGCAGTCGGTGCTCGCGCAGAGTTCGGTGACCGGCATCGCGTTCCCCACCGGCTACCAGGAGGCCGTGAGCCTCCTGCTCGCCGACCCCGATGAGACGCTCGCGATGCTCGCCACGCACCATGCGTCGCTCATGGGTTCACCGTTCCGAGATGCCGTCGCGGCGACGCTCAAGACGAGGCCCACGCTCGAAGAGGCCGTCTCTCGCCTCTTCGGTTGGCCGGGAGTCCCCAATGCGGTCTGA
- a CDS encoding serine/threonine protein kinase: protein MTVDASHPSSPPPSQPSGPPSHVAPSERATKAPLPATLLSDAEQPDGLPRLFGKYTLLRKLASGGMAELFLALQKSVAGFEKLVVIKRILPEMNQDRAFIDMLLHEARIAATLSHPNIVQIFDVGQVDGTYFIAMEHIHGEDIRSLVRQMKAAGYREFPLEHAIGIALGMCAGLAYAHEKRDLDGSPLNIVHRDISPQNVVITFSGDVKVVDFGIAKSDATTTETQSGRLKGKVPYMSPEQARGERLDARSDIFAAGVILFELTTGKRLFKGQSEYETLKLICDREYPLPSSVKPGYPAELERIVMRALGKSRDDRFQSAREMQAALEEFVRHERIRVSTIALQHFMQELFAEKLTAQKEALLQGKQLADVIEARLPVVSEPRLEADASRSSQALAMTSTPDVRTLTEVRRWSKRRQRAGVVAAAIALTGVVIGTAVALHAPPAPRAMPGVTTATLAAAPKGTIDVTSTPAGAAIWINGDLRPEVTPARITELPFDRNLDVKVTKDGFEAERRVVTLSATDPSGKFDAPLKSGSVTLEVVVTPPGLSPTITVDGKRATGPMEGLTSGTQHKVVVGAPGYADQTLTFMGAAQEHKRLEVTLHKERAPARGATNAVRTDGNLVAPVNGVGKLNVAAAGGWCNVAVDGVARGATPIAGLEVSAGPHKISCTPPEGKVVSATVTVAANDVTRHRFTLTP, encoded by the coding sequence ATGACCGTTGACGCGAGCCACCCTTCATCGCCGCCGCCGAGCCAACCGTCGGGACCGCCGAGCCACGTCGCGCCATCGGAGCGCGCCACCAAGGCTCCTTTGCCGGCCACGCTGCTCTCGGACGCCGAGCAGCCCGATGGCCTTCCGCGCCTCTTCGGCAAGTACACGCTCCTTCGCAAGCTCGCCTCCGGCGGGATGGCCGAGCTCTTCCTAGCGCTGCAGAAGAGCGTCGCCGGCTTCGAGAAGCTGGTCGTCATCAAACGCATTCTGCCGGAGATGAACCAAGACCGCGCGTTCATCGACATGCTCCTGCACGAGGCGCGCATCGCCGCGACGCTCTCGCACCCGAACATCGTCCAGATCTTCGACGTCGGTCAGGTCGACGGAACCTACTTCATCGCCATGGAGCACATCCATGGCGAGGACATTCGCTCGCTCGTGCGCCAAATGAAGGCGGCCGGCTACCGGGAGTTTCCGTTGGAGCACGCCATCGGCATCGCGCTCGGGATGTGCGCCGGCTTGGCCTATGCACACGAGAAGCGCGACCTCGACGGCTCGCCCTTGAACATCGTGCACCGAGACATCTCGCCGCAGAACGTGGTCATTACGTTCTCTGGCGATGTGAAGGTCGTCGACTTCGGGATCGCCAAGAGCGATGCCACGACGACGGAGACGCAGAGCGGCCGCCTCAAAGGCAAGGTGCCGTACATGTCCCCAGAGCAAGCCCGCGGCGAGCGATTGGACGCGCGCAGCGACATCTTCGCCGCCGGAGTCATCCTGTTCGAACTGACGACCGGCAAGCGCCTCTTCAAGGGGCAGAGCGAATACGAGACGCTCAAGCTGATCTGCGATCGCGAATACCCCCTCCCCTCTTCGGTGAAGCCAGGCTACCCGGCGGAGCTTGAGCGCATCGTGATGAGGGCTCTCGGCAAGTCGCGCGACGATCGCTTTCAATCGGCCCGCGAGATGCAGGCGGCGCTTGAGGAGTTCGTCCGTCACGAACGTATCCGCGTCAGCACCATCGCGCTTCAGCACTTCATGCAGGAGCTCTTCGCCGAGAAGCTCACGGCTCAAAAAGAGGCGCTCCTTCAGGGTAAGCAGCTCGCCGACGTCATCGAGGCGCGGCTCCCCGTTGTGAGCGAGCCGCGGCTGGAAGCCGACGCGTCGCGGTCCTCCCAGGCGCTCGCGATGACGAGCACGCCCGACGTGCGGACGCTCACCGAAGTGCGCCGCTGGAGCAAGCGGCGACAGCGCGCTGGCGTTGTGGCCGCGGCCATCGCCTTGACCGGCGTGGTCATCGGAACGGCCGTCGCGCTTCACGCGCCGCCGGCGCCGCGCGCAATGCCGGGCGTCACGACGGCGACGCTGGCCGCAGCGCCGAAGGGCACCATCGACGTCACGAGCACGCCCGCGGGCGCCGCGATTTGGATCAACGGTGACCTAAGGCCCGAGGTCACACCGGCCCGGATCACCGAGCTGCCGTTTGATCGCAACCTCGACGTCAAAGTGACCAAAGACGGCTTCGAGGCAGAGCGTCGGGTCGTGACGCTTTCGGCCACCGACCCGAGCGGGAAGTTCGACGCGCCACTAAAGAGCGGCTCCGTCACGCTCGAAGTCGTGGTGACCCCCCCCGGCCTTTCGCCCACCATCACCGTCGACGGCAAGCGCGCCACGGGCCCCATGGAAGGGCTCACCTCGGGAACGCAACACAAGGTCGTTGTTGGAGCGCCGGGCTACGCGGACCAGACGCTGACGTTCATGGGCGCCGCCCAGGAGCACAAGCGCCTGGAGGTTACGCTTCACAAGGAGCGCGCGCCGGCACGTGGCGCGACCAACGCGGTGCGCACCGACGGCAACCTCGTCGCGCCGGTGAACGGGGTGGGCAAGTTGAATGTCGCCGCGGCCGGAGGTTGGTGCAACGTCGCCGTCGACGGGGTCGCTCGCGGCGCAACACCGATCGCGGGCCTCGAGGTGTCGGCCGGGCCCCACAAGATTTCCTGCACGCCGCCCGAAGGCAAAGTGGTCTCGGCCACGGTGACCGTGGCGGCCAACGACGTCACGCGGCATCGCTTCACGCTGACGCCTTGA